In Polyangiaceae bacterium, a genomic segment contains:
- a CDS encoding response regulator yields the protein MKAIVVDDSRAMRTILRRVLTKVGFDVVEAGQGAEALDQLQQSGPLDLALVDWNMPVMTGYEFLQQIRAKREFDPMPIMMVTTETEMSQVQRALEAGANEYVMKPFTEEALREKLLLLGLAEAQ from the coding sequence GTGAAGGCAATAGTCGTGGATGACTCCCGCGCGATGCGGACGATCCTCCGAAGGGTTCTCACCAAGGTCGGCTTCGACGTGGTGGAAGCTGGGCAAGGTGCGGAAGCGCTCGACCAGCTGCAACAGAGCGGTCCCCTGGACCTTGCTCTCGTCGATTGGAACATGCCCGTGATGACGGGCTACGAGTTCCTTCAGCAGATCCGCGCGAAGCGCGAGTTCGACCCCATGCCCATCATGATGGTCACCACCGAAACGGAGATGTCTCAGGTGCAGCGGGCGCTCGAGGCCGGTGCAAACGAGTACGTAATGAAGCCGTTCACGGAGGAAGCTCTGCGCGAAAAGCTCTTGCTCTTGGGCCTCGCCGAAGCTCAGTGA